The Colletotrichum higginsianum IMI 349063 chromosome 2, whole genome shotgun sequence genome has a segment encoding these proteins:
- a CDS encoding Integral membrane protein has translation MASRAAIPFLVAMMLLTGVCNTLLTKYQDMQCVRNCDAEDLAKRAYFNQPVLQTAQMFVGEMGCWLVVGLMTLFRRYGPGASPTSNGYEAVNTNDTDDANAPLVSSPADIPKPQEQDPGSILRGPRILLLALPAICDILGTTLMNIGLLLVVASIYQMTRGALVLFVGVFSVVFLRRRLFLFQWLSLVGVVVGVALVGLAGAIYHENKSKVENADEGSPESNALLTVIGVLLIAGAQIFTATQFVLEEWILERSAIEPIRVVGWEGLFGFVVTVIGMVVLHFAVGRTSAGQYGYFDMTEGWRQLTQNRAIGLSSILIMISIGYTLSLLQLTHLLRDHYAELC, from the exons ATGGCGTCGCGGGCTGCCATCCCCTTTCTCGTGGCCATGATGCTACTGACAGGTGTTTGCAATACGCTGCTTACCAAATATCAG GATATGCAATGTGTCCGCAATTGCGATGCGGAAGACCTCGCGAAACGGGCCTACTTCAACCAGCCCGTTCTCCAGACGGCGCAGATGTTTGTTGGCGAAATGGGTTGTTGGCTGGTCGTTGGCCTAATGACGCTGTTTCGCCGCTACGGCCCAGGGGCGTCTCCTACTTCGAATGGCTACGAGGCCGTCAACACGAACGATACCGATGACGCCAACGCTCCTCTTGTCAGCAGTCCTGCCGACATTCCAAAGCCGCAAGAGCAGGATCCTGGGTCCATTCTGCGTGGCCCCCGCATTCTCTTGCTGGCTCTCCCGGCTATCTGCGACATTCTCGGTACAACGTTGATGAATATTGGCCTTTTGCTGGTTGTTGCTTCCATTTACCAAATGACTCGCGGTGCCTTGGTGCTCTTTGTTGGAGTGTTCAGCGTTGTCTTTCTCAGGCGACGTCTCTTCCTGTTCCAGTGGCTTTCGCTCGTTGGTGTAGTCGTCGGTGTCGCACTTGTTGGCTTGGCTGGGGCCATCTACCACGAGAACAAGAGCAAGGTGGAGAACGCTGACGAGGGCTCTCCGGAGTCCAACGCCCTGCTGACCGTCATTGGGGTTTTGCTCATTGCCGGAGCGCAGATCTTTACGGCTACTCAAttcgtcctcgaggagtGGATACTGGAAAGGTCGGCCATCGAGCCCATCAGGGTCGTTGGATGGGAGGGTCTCTTCGGCTTTGTTGTGACTGTTATTGGTATGGTCGTGCTGCACTTCGCTGTCGGACGGACCTCCGCTGGCCAGTACGGCTACTTTGATATGACCGAAGGGTGGAGACAACTCACTCAAAACAGGGCCATTGGTCTGTCTAGCATCCTGATCATGATCAGTATTGGGTacaccctctccctccttcaACTTACCCACTTGTTGCGCGACCACTACGCTGAACTATGCTGA
- a CDS encoding Protein yippee-like protein, whose product MGLAYNTYLNSSKVYGCKTCKAHLANHEDIISRNFRGQHGKAYLFNSVVNIETGEPSERNMTTGRHIVRDITCKQCKETVGWKYDKAYEATEKYKEGKFILEAELLCNVT is encoded by the exons ATGGGCTTGGCATACAATACATACCTCAATAGCAGCAAGGTCTACGGTTGCAAGACTTGCAAGGCGCATTTGGCAAACCATGAGGATATCATCAGCCGG AACTTCCGAGGACAGCACGGTAAAGCATATCTATTCAACAGTGTTGTGAATATTGAGACAGGCGAGCCTAGCGAGCGCAACATGACGACAGGACGTCACATTGTCCGGGACATCACTTGCAAGCAGTGCAAGGAGACGGTTGGCTGGAAATACGACAAGGCATACGAAGCCACGGAGAAGTATAAGGAGGGCAAGTTTATCCTCGAGGCTGAACTGCTCTGCAATGTCACCTAA